Proteins encoded within one genomic window of Arachis ipaensis cultivar K30076 chromosome B08, Araip1.1, whole genome shotgun sequence:
- the LOC107611114 gene encoding uncharacterized protein LOC107611114 — MDNLANTIQTSTAMTTHAMRRTRQSAGNENVEGAEDSLGGVPRTLAAFLKVDPPIFNGLTNPTEADNWFKAMECALQTQHVPNNQFVEYAAYQLVGEAQHWWQGECQFLQLQNIDIPWELFRTIFYKKYFSESVREARELELMHLKQGSMPVAEYMSKFEDLRRFSRVCR, encoded by the coding sequence ATGGATAACTTAGCTAACACGATTCAAACAAGCACTGCGATGACTACTCATGCTATGCGGCGAACAAGGCAATCAGCCGGAAACGAAAATGTAGAAGGTGCTGAGGACAGCTTAGGTGGTGTTCCGAGGACTCTAGCTGCTTTTTTGAAAGTTGACCCGCCGATTTTCAATGGATTGACAAATCCTACTGAAGCAGACAATTGGTTCAAAGCCATGGAGTGTGCCTTACAGACTCAACATGTCCCGAATAATCAGTTCGTAGAATATGCGGCTTATCAACTCGTAGGAGAAGCTcaacattggtggcaaggagagtGTCAATTTCTACAACTACAGAATATAGATATTCCATGGGAGCTGTTTCGGACTATTTTCTACAAGAAGTATTTTTCTGAGTCAGTGAGGGAGGCCAGAGAGTTAGAGCTTATGCACCTGAAGCAAGGTTCAATGCCTGTGGCTGAGTATATGAGTAAGTTTGAAGATCTCCGTAGGTTTTCAAGGGTATGTCGATGA